The genomic region aGCTGGTCCATTCTCTGCCTCAAACGTTTCTCAGCTTCTTCATTTTAGATTGAGATTTCTGTGTTCTGGAATCCAGAACATGGAGAAGAACCTGGACAAACACGTTCTACCATTTTATTCAGAGTTTTCAGGACTGTTTACTCAACCTGTTCCTTCATCTCAAACAGGAAGTTAACATGAACTCGTACTGTGGGGACAATGAGCAGAAGGAACGTGAAACATCAGCTGGTTGACGCTACTAAAACGTGCGACCGATCAGCTGAAAACAGACGTGACGTGTTGGACCAAACGTTCTCCTGGGTCAATAATCAACACACTGAGCTCCTTCTGATCacatctgctgggtttcctcccATCTCCTCAGCCTGACTCACGTAGTGAGTGTTACATAAAGTGTGAGCACCCCCCTGGACTCGCTGAATGTGAAGTAATGGAAACGTCTGTCAGAGGGTGCGGGAATGATCAGCTGTTTGCACACAGCTCAGATAGGAGAGGTCCTGACGCAGAGCTGAGGGGCGGCTCGTTGCCCCAGAAACTCATCCCTGTAAAAAATAATCTGGTTTGATTCTCACTGAGGGAAATACTTCTCCATTTTAATGCTGATTGTAAATCTGCCCTGTCAGCTcggttgctgctgttgttgaCTATGCTGTTTCTGTGGAGACGCTCTGAGGGCGTGTCCACCTGCTTTTCTTGTGAAATACCTGAGAAGTTCATACTTTTCTCTGAAGCGTGTTTGTTTGATCAGAAGTGAAGAGAAACCAACATGTCAGTGGTTCAGAGCCTCCGTGCCTTACAACACGTTTGGCTTCTGATCTATCTGAGGGTGTGTTTGTGGGTCTGACCTCTCGCTCTCGTCCCAGCAGTTCTCTGGGATGGTGGGCAGCTCCGGCACGCTGCGGTGACTGTGCAGGTTCTGGGCGGTCCGCCGGGACACGATCCACTGCAGCTTCCTGTGGTTGGGCTTGCTGCATTTGGGCGAAGCGTAGTCCAACAGGCAGCGGGCCACCCGCTGGCTCCACTGCTGCAGCTCTGCATCAGGAATCTATACACAGGAAGCAGTCGGTCAGCGGACCTGAGCGGATTTAAACCAATCTGCAGGAGATGCAACTATAAATAGAAACAGGTGTGTTTGTCCGGGTCAGGAGGCTAAAGTGAAACCAGACTTGAACCTGATCTGTGGCTTTGAAGTGTCACACCTACAAGCTCCGAGCTGCAGGCTGATCAGCTGCTTCAGAGAATTTGGGGAATTTTCAGAGACGGAATGTTTCAGTTTTTCCAGGAAACTCTTTAGCTCCATGTTGCCTGTTTTCCAGCAACACGGCATGTTGCCACTCATGTTTGCTGCTGTTTCAGCTCGATGGGAGcctgtaaaaggttttctactAGATGTTTATCTGCTTTTAGTTTTTACCACAAATAATCCTTCTGAGTTGGTTGATAAACTGTTTCATGTCGTAAATATCAGGATTTTCTCATTTAAAACGCTACAATAAAGGGTTTAGAACTACCTGGACTCCTGAACTTAAACAGCCTGAAGACCCTAAAGCTGCTCAATAACTGCACCTGGGGCCAGAGTTTCACAATAAGAGCATCTCTTGTATTTTTCCATGCTGCTGCCTCCCTGGATGAGCTGTTGGGTGTGGGACGTACCTTCAGGTGTCTTTGGATGTGGAAGGCTATCTCCAGCATGTCCTCCGACCGAATGCTTTCCATCCCCTGCCTCAGGAGAGCCAAGGCCAGGACGGACGGCTAGAAggacagacagagagaaactGGGTCAGGATCGCTGTCCAAATAGGGAAAATAATCCCTGAGAGGCTTGTTGGGATCTGTAAAGTCCTACCTTTGCTTTAGAGAAGGAGATCTGGCACAGACAGGCTTTAAGTTGAGCTTCCAGCTTCTCCAGGCTCAGGGTCTCATTCCTGTTCACACAGAATCGACTTGTTTCAGAATCGGCACATTTCTCTGCAAGCTGTTCACCCAGTAACATTTTAAGCTATTTAGATCAAGACCAGCATGATCCAGAAATAACTTCAGTGAGACAAGTGTAACTTTGTCAGATGAAGGAATGCCGACCCGGTGCTTTTACACGCAGTTGATCCAACTTTTGATTTGTTTCGAATGAACATGCAATAAACCAGTTTCAGGAGCAGAAATGTGttaattaaacaacaaaaatcaatgattgaagaagaaataacaaAACGTGTCACTTTGAGACTGTGTGGAAAATCCGgcctgtaaataaatcacacgTACAGCACTGAGACCTCAAACTTATTCTACATGAAAGAAACTAACAACGTGATCCCGGTCCGGTAGCGTTTAATCTTTGCAGAATAAAAACAAGTCAGTTATGTAAGCAGCTGCAGACAGCAGTCCTTATCTGACTGCTGCTCCACATTACTGTGTGCAGCTCTGCCAGCCCGAAAGGCTCTGAGTAATCAGAATGTGCCTTAACACGCTACGGACTGAAACCCAGCCCAGAACTCCAGCAGAGCTTTGAAGCTGATCagcagagatgcaccaatcggTCCAATCAGTTTCCAACTCACTTTTCTTTAAGATCTGAGTGTAACGTGCGAAAAACCGCTTTTTTCTCCCccaaaatattttcctaaatttgATCTTATTTAATTGCATTTACTAACCAAACATAATAGGAGTTTTTGATCCATTTAAATTAAAAGGAGACAAAATCTCCGGCcaactgattggtgcatctctgccGATCCGTCCTGATGGTTGAGGGTCGGAGCCTCACCTGTAGGTGGCGTGCGTCAGCGTGATCTGATGGTacagctgcaggaacgttaagGCGGTTACAGCTTTGGATTTGAAGCGCAGCTTTTCTGTGACGATCTTCTCCATGCGGCAGAGGTCGGAAACGGTGAAGCGGCACTGACCAATACGGATGAGCTCGTCGGTGGGCGTCAGGTTGCACTCCTCCTCCGTCACTCTGGCCGCCATGTGAAGGCAGCTGAGGCTGACGCAGGACAAGTATCTGGGCTGGACCTGAGGGAGGGAAACAGACGGAGGTGAGACGGAGATGATCTGAGGTGGTTCAGACCGAAGCTGAAGACGGGGGCGTGGCATACCCTCGTCATGGCCAGGAATCTGTCCAGCAGGCTGACGGCCAGGACGAAGGTCTGAGTGCTGTAACCAAAGAAGCTGGTCAGGCTCCACAGGTCCTCCACTTTCACATTCCTGCACTTGGCCGTGATCTGGTCGGCGCTCTGGGAAGCAACAGAAGTTTGTGAATCTTATAATGAAGCTTCTCAGGACGGTGCACTTTACTGAACAAGTAGGATTCAACTCTCACGTGCTGCGCAGACACAATGAGGTTCAGGCCCTTCCCATTCGGCAGGAAATCGGCCTCCTGCTCATAATTCACCCGGAGCTCCTTCATCAGCCTCACAGCGTCCATGATCAAAGTGTTTTCCCACCACAGTTCAGACACTGCAAGTAATAAAGGAGAAGTTTGCAGTAACTAACGGTGCGCTGTTCCTGTCCAGGTTGGAGCTGGAGCTCTTCTCAGTATTTAACCTTCACATTCTTTTCATCAGCTGTAGTTTCAGCTAACAGATCTGGGATTCatctttttcattattttcacaagcatccccacagcatgatactgccaccaccgtcTGTTACCGTGGCGACAgcgtgttcagggtgatgtaggGGGTTTGCAGCATCATTTGCGATGCTCTCTGTATGGTTTATGAAAGATTTCATTCAGGCTTGGCTTTCTTCTGGACATTTTCTATAACGGCCATATTTGTGGAGATCATTGGCTGTGGATCGGGCTATTAATAAAGGGTCTGCTGAAGGCAACTGgtggcactggattttatttaggggcatcagggAGCATGAGgacttaatacaaatgcactccacattttccagattttaagctgttcaaaattaaaagaaaactatgAATAACTTCCTTCTAGAACAGCCTGCCTGGCTTTGTAGGTTCGGGTAAAACCTGGTTAAGATGTCGAGGATTGTTGTGATGTAACTCGGTTAGTGATCGGCCCCTGGGTTCGGACAGGGAGCCCGAACCCAGCCCACCTCCCTCAGCTGGAGCTGGGCTCCGGTGTCAGATTCCCTCCGATAGACGCTTTCTCTATCTGACCCACAAACAGAAACCTGCTTCAATTAAagtgtttcttttcttcttatttAACCACATAAACCGCCACAAAACCCGAACCCTTCGGGTTTTAATCGTTAAAGTGGGCCGTAACCGTCGAACTGAGCTCGAACCGTTTGTTGCCGTTTTTAAATCCTCTGTTCGGAGCGGGGGGAGGGGAGCCTCTTTTTtaacatctttaaaaagcctatAATTACACATCTTGGTTCATTAATGTCACGTTTAACAGAAATCTAAAGGAAAACGTGGAAAATCTCCTTTAATATTTTGAAACTAGAGAATTTATTTCAAGATTCTGGAGGAACGGCGCTGAAGTTGGCTTCCGGTTCGGTCACATAAACATACAAAGTAAAGGATAATTTCACTCTTTTTTTCAAATGgattctggttttatttatcTCGGTTTAAATTTCAGGAATGTCTTTTATAATCAGACCTGATACTCTAGACAGATAACAGATCATTTAAAATACTGTCTGTCAAACATtgactaaataacaaaataaacgtTTGGTGCTTTTCTGCAAACCTAACAAAGGTCTCACAGGTCAGAAATAGGATTCTAATGAACATAAGTTGACGGTAGAACAATCCAAACCAGATTTGTGAAAATGAATATACGGATGCGGTCTAGCTTTGAGATtacagagaaataaaaacttaaGTTGGCCATTTTCGTTATTTCACGGATCAGAAACTGTGGTTTAAAGGATTTCTGTTCAATATAGCACAATCCATTCCAGCTTCAACATTCTACGTATTTAAGATTTTAAACTGGAGCTGATATAAAAACCTCCAGATTTGTTAAAAGCAGTGGAAAAGCCCTTTACTGATGCTCCGAATCGGAAGCTGTCTTCGTCGATATACTGGAGTGATTTTCTGGTAATAAGACAACATAACTACATCTTGGTAACAATCTACCAGTGTTAATATATTGATATTATCGGTAAAACATATCTTTAAGTAAAGGACAACTGTTTGCTGTATGTTtctccagtttttctttgctaaaatCGGATTGAAGCTAAATATTTGCCCGTAAATAGTCGGTGTCAGGATGACCTCAAAGCtgtaaaacacttttaaatggTTCTCCTACCTGTTATTGTTGGTTAAAGCCACATATCTGTCCTCTTCTGTCGGCTGTCGTCGTTTATTTATTCCAgtcttctcttctttttctcctcctttcTCTTTCCTCTGTCTTTTGTTGACGTTCAGACAAGCTCCGCCCACACGTCCTGGCAACACcgcaacaaccaatcacagcctTGTTTTAACGCGAGCGACCGCCTTCTTCGACGGCTAATCGAATAAATTAATGCATACATCGACCATTTTATCAACATTTCTtactttatttctatttattctaACGATATATAACTTTCAGACGTATAATCAATGTTAAATCAGTTGAAAAATATACCGAGTGACGGAAATCTAAAAGCTGTTACATGAGACGCACCCCCTGTGACTGACGTTTCCATTAGCCAATCAACAACAGGCGGCTTCTTGCGTTTAAATAGTCCGCTCAAATTTCCACATTTTGATTGGTCCAGGAAATAAAAGTGCCTGACGCAATCTGGGCATGATGTAGACGTCTTTGACAGCCTTTTAACAACTGTTTTCAACAAAACCTATCattaaatctgaaaaacaagGTCTATGATCACCTGAAGCGCCGCTGACTGCTGGGAATCAAACAGAACTGATTTATGTAAACCTGGGACAACAGTTTTACTACATGGTAAAATGTTGAAAGTCCATCACAAGCTACTGAAACACACCCTTCCAGCTATATAGAATttagaactgaaaaaaaaaaactagttttAATACAGTAATGATATTTTATGGTCATGTTATGTCCAACACAAGCATGAGGAAGATTGCTgatttgacagttgtccagcagatggTCACTGACTCCCTCCGCAAGGACGGTaaaccacaaaaggtcattgctattAAAGCTGTCTGTTCACAGAGTCCTTTATCCAACCATACCGTATCATTGGAAAGTTgattggaagaaaaaagtgtggtagaaaatggGGCACGAACAGCAGGGATAAGTGCATCCCttagaggattgtgaagcaaagccgaTTTGCGGGAGATTCACATGGTTAGATTGGCCCTCATTAGTTTATTTTAGCCTGCTTTAGTTTGGTTTAGCTTACTTGAGCTTAACCTAGTTTATTCTGGCTTATTTTATGTAGTTTATATATGTAATCTTAATGTTAGTTAATTCTGAGTCCTAAACATGATTCGAGGCATGTCCACAGAGGAGCCACTGTATTTCCAGACTACAAGGGTCAAATCTTAATGGCCAAGTTTAATGAGACTTTTTGAATAAGTAATATGAAATGTTCAGTCTGTggatattaatttatttgttaaaaacatagaCTTTGTAGAATTAaccaaaaatgtaaattaaggaaatttttcctaattaataattatttattttcagaagaatttgtcatttatttttatgatcttCATTTAGGTCAGCTGACCCTTACAAAGTAACAGATCATCCTCCCCTGGTCAAACTTAAATTCTTCTGAGTGGCTTCCTGCTGCTTGATATTACAGATTAGAGCCATAAAATCCCATTTCCTAAATATAGACTGGGTATACTAtagaaaaatgctttaaatcatctgaaatatatttaagggtgtcaaaaagcaaaaacagaagacatttaTAAGGGGGCAAATGTGATACAGAATAtatcaaataaatgaaatacagaTACCTGTGGTGGTTTCAGCAGACAGCTTTCCTGTTGTGGTCATGTTTCCTGTCAGAGGCAGCAGCTTGTTAACAACAGATGGCTTTCTCATTTTTTAtcagaatcatctttattggccaagtttgtgtgcaaaataaggaatttgacttcagtttcCAGCACTAACATCCTACTGAcatctgaccagctttttggtATTAATCTATTTAAATGGGTTGGTAGcactgcagcaagaaggtcctaggttcgagtcccggccgggggtctttctgcatggagtttgcatgttctccgtgtgcatgcgtgggttctcaccgggtactccggcttcctcccacagtccaaagacatgccagttaggttaattggtctctctaaattgcccttagtgtATGAATGAatccctgcgatggactggcgacctgtccggggtgtaccctgcctctcgcccatacactgctggatacaggcaccagctcccccgcgacccactatggaataagcggtagaaaatgactgactaggttgtatatattcatatttaatgTCTGTGCGCTGTGAAACCGAAGGTAAAacccttgtttgtgcacacagacctggccaataaagctgattctgagatGCCTGTGACTTTATTTGGACTAAATAAATCAGCTAAATGAAAATCCCTACGAGTTTTGACTTCAGAgtttttgttgttaaatgtAACGCCTTATTTACGTTAGAAACGTTACAAATATTTAACTGTAAACAGAAGGTGCGATTGTTTCTGGTGATTGCTGTGCCCGGGGGTGGGCGGGGTGTatctttctctctttcctccCAGTCCCTTCCTCGGAAGTAGACGTATCCCGTCTATATTCcgttcttatttttttttatatttttataacgACCCCTTTACATTCAAAACTCACGATGGATGACTAAACTGGAGTACGGGTCCTCGATTCCACCCGTCTTTCCTTCTGCTTGGATCGAGAGGACCGGATGAAACCCAACTGTGGTTTTCTCCGCTTCGCAGGGGAGGTAAGCCACCGGGCTCTGTCTACTTACTGGATATGAATTAGACATTTAAATGTCCCTGTGGTGTTTTTAGTGTTTATTACTACAATGTAACAGTCCGTCGTCTTTATTTAACGCCAATAGAAAGCTCGGAGCGTTGTTTCCAGTATATCTTTAAACAATAGAACTGGTTTCTTCCGTCATTGTGGCTATTAAGCTGCTAGCTGCGCTGTGGGTTGCTGTGAAATTAGCTTCATTCCAGGCATTAGTCTGGctcatttttaaatgcactTGCGCACTGAGTTCCTGAAATTTCGCTAATTATTGCTGGAGGTTTTAGGTGCTTTCCGGCGCAGGTGAATTCCAACAGGTAACGGAGACAAGCGCCGTCTGTTAGTGCTGTTAGTTTGTTTAACTGTGTAAACCAAAATAATGTCCACAGTAGCTCCAGACCAGTTAGATTGGAAAGTATTCATATCCACGGCAACCAATTGCATTGAGAAATCATcttattagtaaatagagtccagctgtgtgtgatTTCACCTCAGTAAAAATCCGGGCCATATGCATGCTGTGAATGATGGGAAGATCTATGAAGCCCTTAACATACAGCCAGGTCTACAAGAAACGGTTtggatcaaaacatattcatgtgtaagaatggcctaatcaaagtccagatgtaaatctaactgagaatctctggcaagacttgaaaattgacgCTTACAGATGTTCtacatccagtctgactgagctgttttgcagcctgtagatgttcaaagcaggTAGAGAAAT from Girardinichthys multiradiatus isolate DD_20200921_A chromosome 8, DD_fGirMul_XY1, whole genome shotgun sequence harbors:
- the ccng2 gene encoding cyclin-G2, with product MDAVRLMKELRVNYEQEADFLPNGKGLNLIVSAQHSADQITAKCRNVKVEDLWSLTSFFGYSTQTFVLAVSLLDRFLAMTRVQPRYLSCVSLSCLHMAARVTEEECNLTPTDELIRIGQCRFTVSDLCRMEKIVTEKLRFKSKAVTALTFLQLYHQITLTHATYRNETLSLEKLEAQLKACLCQISFSKAKPSVLALALLRQGMESIRSEDMLEIAFHIQRHLKIPDAELQQWSQRVARCLLDYASPKCSKPNHRKLQWIVSRRTAQNLHSHRSVPELPTIPENCWDESESDDSCEDLMSSGEESLSSSLGSDAEGPFFPLHLRRQKHRQYLNA